ATGTGCCGAAGCTTTCCCCTCTAGTAGCTCATCGTGTTCATACTGAACCACTCTCAGGGTTGCTTTTTACACCACAATCTATTCTTACAGTATGTCGAGAAGGACAAATTAAAATCTGGATGAGGCCTGGTTTTGCAGAAAGCCAGAACAACTCTGACACTCTTTTGGCTACAAGTTTGAAAGATAAGCCCTTGTCGACAGGAAAAACTAGTTCTTACAGGCAATAACAGGTCCAGTCATCAGAAGAGTTAAACACCGAAGCTGTTTTCTAGGTTGCAACTTTAATTGTGTATTCGCTATTGGTCAGTGCATAGACATAATTTGCGGGTCTGAAGTCGAGGGACATCCAATGTACAGCTTAGGACTGGAGCCACTGGTGGCACAGTAGGTTAGAGAGTGACTACTTACAGTGTAAGTATGAGATGGTTGTTCATATGATATTGGCGAAAATAAAGGACCTTATTTAACTGTAAACTTgcagatttttttttttttttaccatTGTTTTTGGTTGAAATTGATTTACAAAGATGATGTTAATGTTATTTACATATCAATTTCAAAAGCATTTATTGCAACCTATTTCATGCTTCAACTAAGTTTCTTAAGCAGACTGTCAAAATGAAAATAGGCATGATGCCAAGATCTAATGTCAAATAACTCATTCTTTCTAAAGTCTTGCTAATATATGTTACAGACTTGCTAGTGAAAAACAAATGCTAACTAATAATATTCAAACTAAACTATGATTTTCAATCTAAAGACAGAACACATTAACATGAAGCTCATACAGCTCCTTCTGGGGAACCAAAACATTGCATCAGGGGTTTTACAAACAATTGAGTCTGCTGTTGCTGGGTGCACTAGGGCTATCTGTGATTCAAGTTCCTCGCGGCGGTTCAGATGACTGCTCTGAAGGGCTTGCCTCCCGCGACTTTCTGATCAGTTTTACGAGGCCATTTAGAAAGATGGTTCCAACTATAGCAGTTCCAAATCCGCAAAATGCTGCAAGAAAGACTGACAAGATTGCCTGCAAGCCAAGCTGTTCCCCCACACAAATAATCAAAATTTGCATCAGAAGTCTTAATTCAGCTAAGCACAAGAAATGAGTCCAAGCATCATCCCTTACCATTTTAAAGAGGAGGTGTGCAAATATGACCACCAACGCTAACTGAATGGTCGCGTATAACCAGGCAAATGATTTCGGTACTAGATAGAAAATGCAATGATTTCAGTTAACCAACACAAAGTGACAAGATGATTGCTTTGATATATAAACTTCACAGAATCATAGAAATATCAGACATACCCATAGTTGTTGATGCTATGGATGCAAGGATACCCATTACGCAGGAAAATGGCAAAGATATGGTTATTGCAGTAGACCCTAATTTTGAAGACTGCATTCACAGATTACTTTAAGGACATGTATAGGATTACAAGTTAAAGGTCTGAAAATGATCTTGGCTTACCAAAAGTTCCTCCAGAAAGCAGAAGTAACAGACCATACTAACTACGACAAGTACAGGCACGTTCTGCAAAACACTGATCAAATATATACAGCTTTTAGGCCAAGTTCCTCAAAATTCTCGTATATTTGCAAAAATGTAGTTAATCTCCAGAATATCACAGAGTCTTGAATTCTTATTTGACGGGAAAAAAGTATCTCTCAATGATAAACTGGGGGCTAGATTCACCGGAAAGTATCATAAATCCAAATTTTCAATTTGTAATTATTTAGAAGGGGATGACAGCAGGAGTTTTGTTAATTGATGGTAAATAAGACATATCAGACTGTCAATGCAAGAACATTTATTTTTCTATATCATATCCAATTAATCAATTCTTGTATATTGTTTATTAGGTGTGTGATTCCCTGGGCTGTAATTGAAATAGTGCATATCACTTGCCTGTTCTGATTAGCTTGAGCAGGTCCAGCTCTGTTTCTCCGGCCTCTATTCGGTTGAGCAGATTGTATTCTCAAAAGGGTGACAGGTAGATTTTGAACATCTTGCTTGCAAACCTCGCATGTCTTATTACCTTTGATGCTAAACCATTTAATTACACATTCTTTGTGCACCAGGGCGAGATCACCTTTGCAGCTACACTCCATCTTAAAAGTATCCCCATCCTCCTCTAGTTCTACGAAGCAGATTCTACAGACAGCTTCTTCTTCCAGTATGTGATCATGATCAGCATCATCTCCATCTGAAATCAAGACAAAAGACGACGTGTAGGTTGGGTATGGCAGGTAAAAGACCAGGCGGCCTAAATTACACAAGATGTGTAAAATTCATAGAATTGTGTCAACCAGAAACCATAGGCTTAAGCTTAGCAAAATAATGTTCAACTGTGAATTTGTAAGTTTTCATTAGTTTCATATTCTAGAGAATTCTCATTTCAAATTAAGGAACTTtttccagaatattccaaacaAATTTCAAAATGTTCTAAAATCTGCATTATCATAGCCGGAGTAACTTTGAAAACAGAATTACCTGCATCCAGAGGTTGAGTAGAGATTGATGATGCACCAGTATCCCCTGTGACATGCGGAGTAGCAGGAATTACACGAAATACACCCCCTAAAGAATCTGACTGTGTGCCCTTAATTAAGTCAGGAACTGATTTTGAGCGATGAACATTCCCATGTTTCTGTAAATTGAGTATTCAAGAATGACAAGCAAAAAAACTAAATTCATGTATGCACAGAGTTCTTTGACAACAGCATAACAAATTACACAATCGATCATGGCACGTaatcaaaaaataaattaaaCACTATTATTTCATATTTTAGGCTAAAATGCAACAAAGGGCTGCCTGACTTGCTCAAGGATTAAGAAGTTGCGACTCATAGAGGAACAAATATATCTTAATTAAGATTTAACAGACTTCCGAGGACTAAAAAAGCTGGTAATAGAAGACTCCACGTTCCTGAAACTGGACCTAATATATAAGGTATTTCATGTTCTAAAGCATAATAGCGCAAATTCACCACTTCACTTGCTTAAGTGATATACATGGAAAAGGTTCTCTTGGACTCGAGCATTTGTGAATTACAGATACTTCTATGATGCTAGATTATATTAACAGTCAAGAGACTCGAACAATGTTCATGGTGAAGGCAAAAACTAAGCAGTCCAATAACATTGTTCCATGAATATAAGTTTACAAGTCACTTAAAATGGCATCTTACATCACATAGTGACAAGGTATAAATTCTAAAGCACAAACATGCAATCATGTAGCTCCTTATGCTATCAAATTCTTATCATGAACACAGTTTTTCATGAAGATTTATTTGCTCAAATTGGGAGTACAATTGAATAATTGAGTGTGCCTATCCAACAAGGGGCTAATACTTACCAAAGCATTTCGTGATTTGATTGGGTTCCCTCCATGTGCAGACCCCGGGTTTGAGTGTGCAACTGGTGACACCGGTAAAGAGGATGCTACCTTCATTTTGGCCGTGAACAGGTTTGTTAGAGAAAATGTCCTTGGGATGAAAGACTTATCTTGCGATGATGGAGAACCTACATTCGCGTCCCTTGTTCTGAAATTTAGTCTCGGAAGGATGCCTTTATACAATGGTCTATTAGATGATGGACTGGAAGGCACATTTGTTCTTGAAGAACTAGGGGCAGTTGGAAGGTTTAGCCTATTCGGAGCTCGAGAAATGTTTATTTTAACAGAGTCCTCTGCTGATGAGCTCTCCAGAGTTCTCTCCGGCTGATTCCTCCATGTTTCATCACTTATTTCACTCCTGATTCCATCCTAAAATCAACAATTAATGAGTCAAAATCATGAAATCCGGACCTTAATTCAATAACAAACTAGGTGCTCTGCTTCTTCTGTCAGTTTAACAAAATCATCCTCAACTAAAGCAAAACAGATTGAAGCATAAACCATTACCAGAAACCATGAATGCATGCATGCATGTTCATGTAACCAAAATTCGGAATTTACCATGATCAGCCTCGGGGCTTCGGAAATTCGACAAATATTATTCAGAGGGGTGCATGAGCATATAACAAACTCCAGAAACAATAAAAAACCAAAACCAACCAACAACATTTATATAGTAATTCCAGGATTCAAAGTTGACAAACATAAGAAATTGAAAAGGAAAGGAAAGAcaaagatttttttttaaaaaagagaATAAAAAAAAAAGCAAGTACCTTGCTAGAAGCAGCTATGCAACCATCatcatcatcaacatcatcatcatcataatTTTTTCGAAAATGATTTTCATGGGAATTTTCCATATTCAAATTTGACAGAACATGTAAAATGAACAAATGCTAAGGTCAAATTACACCAAAAAAAGgatatattttgtttttttgTTGATTTTCTTCTGGCTGCGTTTCTTGAAAACGACAGCCaccagcagcagcagcagcagcagccaGAAGTTACAAGGCCGGATAATTTACAATCTCCAAATAATCATCCTGTTACTTGTTACTCTTACTAAACtaatatttcaaattaatatcTTAATAAAGCTATTTTTGTGTAAACAATTCCTAGGTATTAATATCTTAAACTCTAAAAAAGAATTAAAAAAGAATTCATTTTCAGCAAGTTGAATCATTTTTACATATTTCAAATGTTTTTAATAtagattaaaattaaattttcataattttttagaataaaaatagatTATATTTAAATTCAGAAGAAAAATgaagattatttttgaaataaGTTTCCAAACTCATTAATTTATCGTGAAAAAATCGAAAGCCTTACATTAATACCGGTATaatattattttgtcaaataatttttttatcataaaaAAGAGTTAAAATTACATCGTGTTGCTTGAAATAAATGTTAAGAGCAGTTGGTTAAAGAAGGGATAACTATGTCACAGGTTGTTATTCCgaactatattttaaaaataactctccattataatatatacaaatatttttttgacaaatatTACTTATCGTCTTACAATTGAGTATTTTGTTCTATTAAATTATCGTAGTAGAATCCGCACAACTGAGGATACAATTGTGCTTGTCTTATGATGTAAATGTGTGGAAAGAAAAGTTCTCACAAATTCATGGAACCGAACAACAATTATAAGAAATCTTTTACAATATATATTTtccaaaaataatatttgaatatcAAATACATATATGCCTCAGCCTCACAATGCCAAGCAACTCGCTACCAAAAATATATACCAAGTATATAAAGGAAGGTTAATATTACAAATTCTCAATTACGAAAAGATTCCACTACATATAAAATAATCGTTTATTCCTGACTGGTCTTCGATAAATTTATATACTAGCCGAATCTTGTAAAAGGAGCCATACTAGCCAAATCTTGTAAAAGAAACATACTAGCCAAATGAGCTCACACCATAGTGGCAAAACCATACAACCAGTTGAAAAAGTTTATTTATATATCACTTTACTAGCATACTAAAGAACATAAGAGACTCCTTCACTCAATAACCCATATTCCTCCTTTGACAAAGACTAGGTACTTCTTCCACACCAATGGCTAAGATGTAATAATGGAGCATTAGCAAACCAAAGgatgtattattattattattattatgtagaGATATTGTAGTATATTTTTGTTAGTGCTCCACTTATATGGAATCATATTCGTTGTTGACATGGAGACAAGCACATTATAGGAATTTTATGTCACCCACCATTTTTGTTGTGTGTAAATGAATGGATATTGATCCTTCAGAATCAACATCCCCACCTCTACTTTAAATTATATGATGATTGCTGCAGCCATCAAGCATTTCTTGACTATAGACCCATTTTCAGGAACTTGTATAGGATTAG
The sequence above is drawn from the Apium graveolens cultivar Ventura chromosome 2, ASM990537v1, whole genome shotgun sequence genome and encodes:
- the LOC141708974 gene encoding uncharacterized protein LOC141708974 isoform X2; translation: MENSHENHFRKNYDDDDVDDDDGCIAASSKDGIRSEISDETWRNQPERTLESSSAEDSVKINISRAPNRLNLPTAPSSSRTNVPSSPSSNRPLYKGILPRLNFRTRDANVGSPSSQDKSFIPRTFSLTNLFTAKMKVASSLPVSPVAHSNPGSAHGGNPIKSRNALKHGNVHRSKSVPDLIKGTQSDSLGGVFRVIPATPHVTGDTGASSISTQPLDADGDDADHDHILEEEAVCRICFVELEEDGDTFKMECSCKGDLALVHKECVIKWFSIKGNKTCEVCKQDVQNLPVTLLRIQSAQPNRGRRNRAGPAQANQNSVLQNVPVLVVVSMVCYFCFLEELLSSKLGSTAITISLPFSCVMGILASIASTTMVPKSFAWLYATIQLALVVIFAHLLFKMLGLQAILSVFLAAFCGFGTAIVGTIFLNGLVKLIRKSREASPSEQSSEPPRGT
- the LOC141708974 gene encoding uncharacterized protein LOC141708974 isoform X1 — protein: MLLVGFGFLLFLEFVICSCTPLNNICRISEAPRLIMDGIRSEISDETWRNQPERTLESSSAEDSVKINISRAPNRLNLPTAPSSSRTNVPSSPSSNRPLYKGILPRLNFRTRDANVGSPSSQDKSFIPRTFSLTNLFTAKMKVASSLPVSPVAHSNPGSAHGGNPIKSRNALKHGNVHRSKSVPDLIKGTQSDSLGGVFRVIPATPHVTGDTGASSISTQPLDADGDDADHDHILEEEAVCRICFVELEEDGDTFKMECSCKGDLALVHKECVIKWFSIKGNKTCEVCKQDVQNLPVTLLRIQSAQPNRGRRNRAGPAQANQNSVLQNVPVLVVVSMVCYFCFLEELLSSKLGSTAITISLPFSCVMGILASIASTTMVPKSFAWLYATIQLALVVIFAHLLFKMLGLQAILSVFLAAFCGFGTAIVGTIFLNGLVKLIRKSREASPSEQSSEPPRGT